In Ipomoea triloba cultivar NCNSP0323 chromosome 7, ASM357664v1, a single genomic region encodes these proteins:
- the LOC116025929 gene encoding protein BASIC PENTACYSTEINE2-like, with protein MDDDGLNMRNWGYYEPSHKGPLGLQLMPSVVDRDTRTFFSGRESPSMMGTNGLFHPRDSVVSQASSLTHIDYIRDGWINHRDKFLHMFPGNPYGGGVMADPSGTQTSMQMLQTDSTKEEIANVEDPSVGKDSCPSKKRLGAAASPPKAKKPKKGPSAPKKNDNPPAQRAKPAKKSIEVVISGIDMDISSIPTPVCTCTGTPQQCYRWGCGGWQSACCTTTISMYPLPMNNKRRGARIAGRKMSQGAFKKVLEKLASEGYNFSDPIDLRTYWAKHGTNKFVTIR; from the coding sequence ATGGATGATGATGGGTTGAACATGAGGAACTGGGGTTATTATGAACCTTCCCATAAGGGGCCTCTTGGTTTGCAGCTGATGCCATCTGTGGTTGATCGAGACACTAGGACTTTCTTCTCTGGGCGCGAAAGTCCTTCCATGATGGGGACCAATGGTCTTTTTCATCCCCGGGATTCAGTTGTTTCTCAGGCGTCGTCACTAACGCATATAGACTACATTAGAGATGGTTGGATAAACCACAGGGACAAATTCCTGCATATGTTTCCCGGGAACCCTTATGGTGGTGGTGTAATGGCTGATCCTTCGGGAACTCAAACATCTATGCAAATGCTACAGACTGATTCGACTAAGGAGGAAATTGCTAATGTGGAGGATCCAAGTGTCGGTAAAGATAGTTGCCCTTCAAAGAAGAGGCTGGGTGCTGCAGCCTCACCACCGAAAGCAAAGAAGCCAAAGAAAGGGCCATCTGCACCGAAGAAAAATGACAACCCTCCTGCGCAACGTGCAAAACCGGCAAAGAAGAGTATAGAGGTTGTAATAAGTGGAATTGATATGGATATATCAAGCATCCCAACTCCCGTTTGTACCTGCACCGGGACACCTCAACAGTGTTACCGTTGGGGATGTGGAGGCTGGCAGTCAGCATGTTGCACCACCACTATATCGATGTACCCCTTGCCTATGAATAACAAAAGGCGGGGAGCCAGGATTGCTGGTAGGAAGATGAGTCAAGGTGCATTTAAAAAGGTTTTGGAGAAACTTGCTTCTGAAGGCTACAATTTTTCTGACCCAATCGATCTAAGGACTTACTGGGCTAAGCATGGTACTAACAAATTCGTGACAATCAGGTAA
- the LOC116025870 gene encoding protein BASIC PENTACYSTEINE2-like: MDDDGLNMRNWGYYEPTHKGHLGLQLMSSVVDRDTKPFLSGRDNPSMIVGNGIFHARDSIVSQVPITHIDYIRDGWINHRDKFLHMLPGNPYGGGVMAEPSGTHSSMQMLQQQQQQPDSTKDASASAEDPSLGKDGGLSKKRAAAAPAKGKKSKKGPGASKKNDNSPAQRAKPAKKSIDVVISGVDMDISSIPTPVCTCTGTPQQCYRWGCGGWQSACCTTTISMYPLPMNNKRRGARIAGRKMSQGAFKKVLEKLAAEGYNFANPIDLRTHWAKHGTNKFVTIR, encoded by the coding sequence ATGGATGATGATGGATTGAACATGAGAAATTGGGGCTATTATGAGCCAACCCATAAGGGGCATCTGGGGCTCCAGCTTATGTCATCTGTGGTTGATCGTGACACGAAGCCCTTCCTTTCTGGGCGTGATAATCCTTCCATGATAGTTGGGAATGGGATTTTTCATGCCCGGGATTCGATTGTTTCCCAGGTGCCCATAACGCATATAGACTACATTCGAGATGGGTGGATAAACCACAGGGACAAGTTCTTGCATATGCTTCCCGGGAACCCTTATGGGGGCGGGGTTATGGCCGAGCCATCTGGAACGCATTCGTCTATGCAAATGCTacaacaacagcaacagcaacctGACTCGACCAAGGATGCGAGTGCTAGTGCAGAGGACCCGAGCCTTGGTAAGGATGGCGGCCTGTCAAAGAAACGGGCAGCTGCCGCGCCAGCGAAAGGGAAGAAGTCGAAGAAAGGGCCGGGTGCATCAAAGAAGAACGACAACTCCCCTGCACAGCGTGCAAAGCCAGCAAAGAAGAGTATAGATGTGGTTATAAGCGGGGTAGATATGGATATCTCGAGCATCCCTACTCCCGTGTGCACCTGCACCGGGACACCTCAACAGTGCTACCGGTGGGGATGTGGAGGCTGGCAGTCGGCGTGTTGCACCACAACTATATCAATGTACCCTTTGCCTATGAACAACAAGAGACGCGGGGCTAGGATTGCTGGGCGGAAGATGAGCCAGGGTGCATTCAAAAAGGTGTTGGAGAAACTCGCGGCTGAAGGCTATAACTTCGCTAACCCTATCGATCTAAGGACTCACTGGGCTAAGCATGGAACTAACAAGTTTGTGACCATCAGGTAA